Proteins from one Staphylococcus saprophyticus subsp. saprophyticus ATCC 15305 = NCTC 7292 genomic window:
- a CDS encoding C45 family autoproteolytic acyltransferase/hydolase, which translates to MQKVKSDILTHRGSHFDLGVQTAQWMQHTPLLKNREQEWKKRMPRFDIHIKETYDIFQTYAPQIWEEIRGMQEVLNLPTRQMILNFAHYRFTPLKNSGCTVYLGNDYMVRNYDYHPATYDGRYLLFQPNDGGLAQIGPTSRVTGRMDGMNEAGLAMGYNFMHRKHPGDGFVCYMIGRLVLQYCKDVPEAIKLLKEIPHRSSFSYIVMDKYLNHAIIEVTPRSIDVRYDHTCTNHFKLLTHENRNYTKESTERLDRLIKQTPAQLGKMDAFKLFNNPEFEIYSKLFKSWSGTIHTSMYEPQSLTAHITLGENKAPVEIDFQQWLNGESLNINELTGQIDTELTFATY; encoded by the coding sequence ATGCAAAAAGTAAAATCAGATATTTTAACGCATCGTGGTTCACATTTCGACCTAGGTGTACAAACTGCACAATGGATGCAACATACACCACTATTAAAAAATAGAGAACAAGAATGGAAAAAACGTATGCCACGCTTTGATATTCACATCAAAGAGACTTATGATATTTTTCAAACCTACGCACCTCAAATCTGGGAAGAAATCAGAGGTATGCAGGAAGTGCTTAATTTACCTACACGTCAAATGATTTTAAATTTTGCCCATTACCGCTTTACACCTTTGAAAAATAGCGGTTGCACTGTCTATTTAGGTAACGATTATATGGTACGTAATTATGATTATCACCCTGCCACATATGATGGTCGCTATTTATTGTTTCAACCCAATGATGGTGGTTTAGCTCAAATTGGGCCAACATCTCGTGTCACGGGTAGAATGGATGGCATGAATGAGGCTGGATTAGCAATGGGGTATAATTTTATGCATCGTAAACATCCCGGTGACGGCTTTGTATGCTACATGATTGGCAGACTTGTATTACAGTACTGTAAAGATGTTCCTGAAGCTATTAAATTATTAAAAGAAATACCTCATAGAAGTTCATTTAGCTACATTGTTATGGATAAATATTTAAACCACGCAATCATTGAAGTTACACCACGTTCCATCGATGTGCGTTATGATCATACTTGTACAAATCACTTTAAATTATTAACGCATGAAAATAGAAATTATACAAAAGAATCAACAGAGCGTTTAGATAGGTTAATTAAACAAACACCTGCTCAATTAGGGAAAATGGATGCTTTCAAACTTTTTAATAACCCTGAATTTGAAATTTACAGTAAATTATTTAAAAGTTGGTCTGGCACGATACACACAAGTATGTATGAACCTCAATCGCTAACCGCTCATATTACTTTAGGTGAGAATAAGGCACCTGTGGAAATTGACTTTCAACAATGGTTGAATGGTGAATCTTTGAACATAAACGAACTCACAGGTCAAATTGATACCGAATTAACCTTTGCAACATATTAA
- a CDS encoding YolD-like family protein — translation MNDYKNQETDYRKIPREQLNPNIPQGRGMVKWAPFATLPEQFESIQQYLIDQNKIDRPILSDDQLNELNLQLHQALHSDTFVHIEYYKDGWLENITVKIKNIDMTQMFLEGYLLKTSNTIKLSLFDITKITIDN, via the coding sequence GTGAATGACTACAAGAATCAAGAAACAGATTATAGAAAAATACCTAGAGAACAGTTGAATCCCAACATACCGCAAGGCCGTGGCATGGTCAAATGGGCGCCCTTTGCTACTTTACCTGAACAATTCGAAAGTATTCAACAATATTTAATAGATCAAAATAAAATTGATCGTCCAATACTGTCAGATGACCAGCTAAACGAACTTAATTTACAACTCCATCAAGCCTTACATTCAGATACTTTTGTACATATTGAATATTATAAAGACGGATGGCTAGAAAATATAACTGTTAAAATTAAAAATATAGATATGACGCAAATGTTTTTAGAAGGATACCTTTTAAAAACTTCAAACACAATCAAATTGTCCCTTTTTGATATTACAAAAATCACGATAGATAACTAG